TGCATAATGTAGCTTAATTATAACATATATCAACCTTAATTATTGAACTGATAAGTCTTATAATTAAAGATTTTTGTATTAGGATTTTTGTTATTTTCACTAGGTACTAAGAACCATAAACTACTCTTTTCATTGTTGAGCATACTAGAGAAGATTTTTAGGCGTTTTTCGACTTTTGAAACCACCTTAAAACGAACGATCAAATCCCCTTGTCAACCTAGAGCAACATTACCCTTACCAAAGAACTCTGAGATGTCTCCGGTTTTGGTGTTCTCTGGAACAATAAACGCATAGTTTCGTAGTTCTTCGTGTCAAATTTCAAAGCTACGATTTAGATTAATAACTTTAATCTTGATCGGAATATTAATAATCTTTTGACTATCAATTTCATCTTGAGTAACTTCAACAATCGCTTCAATATTAAAGTACTTCTTTAACAACAATCAAGAACTAAAGTCATAACGATGTTTCAGATACTCGATTAATTCATTTTCAGAAATATCATATCTAATTACATCTGATCGATTAATTAGTCTTTTAACTAAGTTGTTAGGTAAACTGAAACTTGTATCTAATTCATAGAAAGCACAAGAGATATCAAAATCTAGAAATGCCCCTAATCCATCAATTGAAATCTTATCAAACTTGTGATAAAGGTTATATTCTTCGTAGTAATAATTAGAAGGATTAAAGTCTCATTGTTGAGTTAAACTTACATTTTTTGTAAAGTTTTCATGTCAAACCTCAACACCTGAGTATTCGTAAGTTAAACCATCAGCCGAAAACTCAAAAGTCTTAGAGTTCTCATGATCTAACATGAAATCATATTTTTCACGTTGAACTTCATCTGAAAGGATTGAATAAGCATTATTGATTTGTACAAATTTATCATGTCCGTCTTTATTAACATCGGGATGATATATTTTTGCTAATCGTTTATATGCAGACTTTATTTCACTCAGTGTGGCGTCTTGATCAACTTCTAATAATTCGTATAACGTCATAATTAGTTTGTAGATGAAGGTGCTAAGAT
The Mycoplasma tullyi genome window above contains:
- a CDS encoding J domain-containing protein, translated to MTLYELLEVDQDATLSEIKSAYKRLAKIYHPDVNKDGHDKFVQINNAYSILSDEVQREKYDFMLDHENSKTFEFSADGLTYEYSGVEVWHENFTKNVSLTQQWDFNPSNYYYEEYNLYHKFDKISIDGLGAFLDFDISCAFYELDTSFSLPNNLVKRLINRSDVIRYDISENELIEYLKHRYDFSSWLLLKKYFNIEAIVEVTQDEIDSQKIINIPIKIKVINLNRSFEIWHEELRNYAFIVPENTKTGDISEFFGKGNVALGWQGDLIVRFKVVSKVEKRLKIFSSMLNNEKSSLWFLVPSENNKNPNTKIFNYKTYQFNN